The Tribolium castaneum strain GA2 chromosome 3, icTriCast1.1, whole genome shotgun sequence sequence GCTATTTTTTCAGAACTTTTCGACAAAAATCTTGtaataaatgttaattaattaatattaagacGCTAAACATATATTAACGATgcaaatgttgaaaaaatctaaGATGTCTGAAGTAACAGTTGTTATCGTCCACGTATTTCTTGTTAGAAGAATTCCTTTAATGTTTCAATTGAATTCAACTTTAGataattaaatcaataaaaccacaagtgataatttatttgattattatCTATTCAATCTTAATAACAGCTGCGATcaataacaaaaatctaacaattggtatcacaaaatatttcaatGCTAAGCACgataacattaattttttcgctTTTAGTTACAAATTGTGGAtttgataaaacaaataattacgaGCTGTGTTATGAGTTGGGTTTAATAAAGTACTTAATTATTGATTAGATTTCAAAAccaattgaattttttccagttttcattattttttaacaattccGTACCTAAAACGTATCAGATCAAATTACAAGTTATCTAGGCTTAACATCATTACCTGAGGGAGAGTTTTTAACAACCCAGCAACACAAAGCACTTCACGTGTGGAATTTAACCAATTTGTGAGAGAGCAAATAACCAACAGGTGTATTTACCTCTTTTGTGAATAAGCGCAAATGCTCAATAAAAAAACCCACATTTCTCATTAAACGAAGCTTACAGAAATGAAAAATGACGTGAAAGTTGTAACAATGGACAATATTCTCTAGGGTCTGAAGTGCACGACATTTGTGGATTCGAGCCACCACGTGCATATAATTAACAGGCGCACCTTTCAGGTTCCGGTACCTTGAACCCTTGAAACTTTTTACAAAGTTTTGACgttttttgacaataatttGACAAACATAAGACAAGAAGAATTAACCTGATATGGGTGGCAGTGACAGGAAGCCACTCGATGCTTGTTATCACCTCCGGGAGAGTCTTTGTGGTAATGAAGATGATATCGGAGCGTTATCACGATTAAAGATTGCGGTTGAGTTGTGATAAGCGATTTTTAAGTACACAATCAACAGAAAGCACCCAAACAACTTTTAAAACGTGGGTCAACTGGTGGTGAGTGCAGGTTTGTTGGGTTGGTAGTGGCGTGACTAGGGGCgccaaatataaaacacactTTTATTGCTCGTAAACTATAAATAGAATCATTGTGCTCCCTAATCATTCTGGCTTTTAGTATAAACTGCGAGAGTGGTTAATGTTAAGTACAAATCGAAATTTGAATAAGACAGgggccaaaattttaatttcggaaTGCATTCAAACCACAACTCATCTCTTAAATGGAAAAATGACAATAAAAGGTGTAAAGGGGAAACACTTTCAGTGgcaattttcattaattagCGGCATGAAAAGGGAAAGCaattagataattaaaaattcatcaatATCGGAAAAATGTAAGCAATGCGgtgcttttattaaaaaaacattgaccGGATGCacaagacaaaaaattgttattgcaCGGAACGTTgagaaaagtggaaaaaatgagCGAACTGGAGCCAAGTCGATGCCGCCACAACACCGCGCCAATGTGCCGCCGCCGTCAGCCACCTCGCCGCCCAAGGAAAACTAATGAATCAAAAGGGAGAAGGAAAAATAATGGGTCACACGGAACAtttcatttacaatacaaatttatttttataatgctTTTAGCGCTAAAATTGATCATCGATTTTTGTtacacaattattttcaactaCCAAATCCAGCGTGCTTTTTACTTGTTCTCACCCTGAACAATCAATTATATTTCATAACTTTTAACTTTCTCTTTgccatttattaataacaattaaaattcttcttaactttcttttttaaatcataatgTAGAAATAAAGAGACGCTACACAAAAACGTGGTCAAGAGTGCTCTGAAGATTTTATGAAGGCATGTCTTGAACTTATCTTATCTGGATAATTACGTTTGCAGATAAAATAGAATATGTTATTCGGAGTAAAAGTAAGATTATGTGGCTTAGCTTATTCACGTTAGGCTTCGTctcataaaaattaacactttTACTCCTAATATCATAATCTACAATTTAGCATACTCACCTTGTTGTAGGTAGACTGGGAATTAAAGGATtggattaattaaaaaaacaataaacagtAACTGTCATATATTGTTTAAAGtctattttacaaaaagaGCTACACAATTTGATGAAACCTCTTACATAAAGGGCagagttatttattaaaacatgaTGAATCAAGTGCTGGCTATGATTTTAGGAAACAATCTTGCcaatggtaaaattttaaagaggGTAGAAAatggattaaaaatttttgataaaactgtTATTAcctcaaaaacacaaaaattacaataattaaaaaaatactggtAACCATAAACAGCACACACATTTAAGACTAAATTAAATATGTACCTATTACATAAAGATAAAGCaatctaaatgaaaaaatatactcTCAAATACCATGCTTTCAAAGAAATTGCCGGTCAAAGTGGcctgaaattaagttggcaatatTGAATATCAAATACGTCTGTAAGTAGCTGTTATCCATTCCCGCGCAGCGGCCGTTGTATCACATATAATTCGGTGTTGCCAactcaaatttaaaatgaccTGAAGTTTAATTGAAAGACGGTACAACAAAcgtaaaacaacaataattttaatttaggaCTCTCTCATCTTGCCTTagtatttacaatttaattggACGTTTTACCTTaataattgaataaataaaaaaacaaatcttaaGATTAAGGCACTATACTTTAAACAAACAATACGTAAAAATGGCGAtacattttggaaaaaattatgtgcctaagtaaaaatagtacggcGACGGCAAAATCCAAGGGCAATGAGTTTGGAATACATATGTGCTAATATCGTGCAAGTCATGATTGAATTTAATCACTAggaaaaaattctatttggtataaagctgaaacttaatCCTATTGGCAAATCTCCAATTCGTTATCACACTAGTTTTGTCAAGTCAATTTAATTCTATTAGGTTATTAATAAgtggttttattaataatccGTTGTACTTTGGTGTTTAAAGGAAATCTAACAATAAACCCTGAGGTAAATTATTAGCGGAGACGTGCGGATAGAGATCTGTCGTACCaatcacttgaaaaaattcatgcATTCACAGAAAAGAACCACTTGAAGCCATTTGAAGAATACTCAATTATTATACTTTGGCACTAGATCTGTACAAAgcttaaaaaatacagtttatAATGCACTAATTATCACAAGTCAAGAAAACTAGATAAATCTattcacatttatttttgttaggtTTATTTACTTTAAGTATATTGTTCATAAGCCAGTTGACACTTAAATTAGATCGACCTCTGTGGTAGGTGCATTCTCGCGTTACGTTACTATCTTTCAAGAGAGTGTACGTCTTACGTATGTCAGAGGGGGTGAAACGGTGGGCTGTGTAGAGCCTCATGTAGAGACACACGTCGTAATTCATTGACTGATATGTAAAGAGCGGATTGTTTTTCGGCCTTACACCGGCCCTTTTGGCGCACAGGCCGGTCGTGTACACGTCCTCCAAGTGGAAAATTGGTGTTTTCAGTGCTGCTTTGTACAGTTTTTCGGCCACGTCCACCGACATTACGTAGCCGGTCCCGGATACGTAATTGGGGTACACATGGTGCGGGTACATGTATCGAGGCGAATACCTGGAATTTTATTGCGATGAGGCAATGGCGAAAGTAGCAACTTCCGCTCttatctattattttaagtggAAGTGCGTCTTTCTcagaaataattaacaataatgaagataaaaaaaacgtgGAGGAAGTTTATGTAAGAGTATTACCAATGGAAActtgaaatgtttgaaattttatttttttttatctttataaacttttgctgtcccgtccgttatcgcaaacataacacgttgttcttatttcttacgttggtaaacaaaaccaagaatatttaaatttccactgtctaattttaatattgttcaGTCTTTAAATTAAGACCcgtctgaataaattttttagagctatttttacacacaagatttttttgtcccatccgtcatgttttaacaaaaagtaaattaatcagaagtcgttGCACATTGACTTATTCTTCCGCTTTgtggtttcaaaagtttcaacagATTCCacctttttctttaaaaataattgttcgaactagtgccttttaaattaacagaattttataatgataaaaatgtgatgtcttttttgtgtcccgtccgtcatcatcatcaatttgtatttcttttacctgctcgtatttcaaattttaaaaatgtgactaGTACTAAGTTcctctaaaaaaaatccactTCTACTGATGCTAttcgtaaaaactgaaaataaaatttgtgcaagtgtcccgtccgttaaaataGAATGGCTGAATAAAAGACTTCAAAGTATTCTACTAGCAGGAAACCTTGTTAGATCATATATTTCActagtttaataataaaaaataatttgctcttataaTAAATACAGCAATTTCATTTCCTTTGTGTCCACGTCCTGGTGTAATTTACTAGTGTAAgtcaattttcaacaattttgcccTTACACCggcaaaattttagaaatttacacTAAGGAATGGACGCAAGAAACTGTCCagctgtttttttaattcttaatgATAATTACTAATTGCATAAATGTTACCTTTTGACCACggttttaaacttatattttcctatattaattaatgattaatGAAACTTCAGTGGCAACCCTAAACGCTTCGCCCCACAAAATTCTTGAGTATGAAAACCCTGTTATTTAGTTGCTCGTTTCGCCTCATTGTATTTAGTTCTCTGTAGGATTGGCTtacttaacaatttttttctattacgagtacataatgttttatttaaattagctGTCCCTTGATCTTTGGCATGCACTTAAAGGACATTTAAAACGTTAACTTGTTTCTGTTTACTGTTTTAGAATAAACATATCATATTAAAGCGAGTTTCAGAACGTGTTATctctaaaaaattgtgtttttttttttggagggGTCAAGTTATGCCTTAGTACCAAACGTGTTTTCATTTTTCGCTTAAAAGTCCTTTATTTCCTTGTAACAAAATACCAACCCTAATTAATAATCATGATTTGAGTATAATttggatatttaaaaaaaaatacaaaagcgGCAGAATACTGAACTGAGGACCACGTTTTCTTTGCAAACATTTCGGAGACAAAAAAGGAACAGTTTAAACAGGTGAAATTCGATGAGAATACTtctcaaaaaaagtaaaaaaataaataatcaaattttgtaTGTGTACTGTTAAAGAccttttggttttaaaatctATTTCCCTACATTCAAAATTAACTGGTTTCAcatttaattcaaataaataaataaataattaaactaaaacaacaaaaatagccCAGATTTCTTTTTTTGTCGACACAGCTAGGaagaaacaaataattatcaaTGTCTCATaggaaatatgaaaaaaaatacgtcaactccacattttcaaaaacaataaaacctCAATCTTATGTTTTAGACGAaggaaaatttagtacaatcagATATCAATTTGTTGGTACTTAGCCATGTTATCGCATACATATTGATAGACTTGTCTGTTACTAAAAAATCATacgaaataaataacattcgattatttttagttaaaagtgtttactTTCTTATCTACTagtttgttgttattttcatTAGTGAGACGAGTCAAGATAGGgtcaaaagtaataaaaacgcAATGGCTATGTGACCACATCCGTTGCGGATTTAATTGGACGGTTGTATTTAGATAATGCATTTTTACAAAGCTCGAagtcattattatttttagctaTCAAGTatcaagataaaaaaattggaagttGACCCAAATTTCTacattttgaataaatgaaaaattcccTACTAACCATTTGCTCGTCGTATCTTTGATGGGTCTGGCCCTACAGATGAGTTTTCCCATAAGCAAGTCCGTGGTGCTGTTTCTATCCCTCAACATTCGGACGACTGGAATCATATTGACGAACATATCGTCGTCAATTTTCAGTAAATATTTAGTTGAGTTGGCACAGTAGCTGCTGACTAATTTCAACATAAACACAGATTTTAACGTCAAGTTATTATAAGAGTCTATAAAGCGTTCTTGAATAATGTCCCCAAACCTATCACTTTCCAGCATAATGtcatactaaaaaaaatgattcgGAACAAATCCactaaaaaacaaagttatacCTGCAACGAACTGTTCGTAGTCTCTCCAAGCAGGAAAAATAAGGACACGTTATTCCCTAAAATAATGCGCTCGTGACCCCAGGTGTCTCGAATAGCACTTCGTGCTTCGAAATTTGCGGGCCCAGAGCAAACCATTACAAGTAAAAAAGAATTGAGATCACAGAAGTGCTCCGGCCAAATATGTGCGCTCAGGTTCGTGTTTAAGACATAGTGGGTTGTGTCCCTCGTCGTGTTGAAGTCCCAGCCTTCCACAATAACTGCCCAAAAATGATTGCGTCAAAGACAAATAATCGCATAACTTTATTGacctaaataatgttatttgtgTACTTGGCATTCACATGCTCGTCACATTACGTGTCAAAAACGTGTTCTCAAGTGGACAAAACCATACTCATTATTAAAACCTTGCCACGATGAGGTAGATAAGATAAAATCAAAACGTAATAAAAGCTCCAGAACCCACTACTAACTACTGTGTTCGAACATTCGCAACGTGAACGAGAAAACCCACAACCCGACTTACACACAAAGGCCCCAACAAGAAGCAAAGCATACCTATATTATGTCCCGAATTTGGCTCACCTTCCGTGTTTGGCATTTGTAAAGACATGAGAACGTAAAAtacaaacataaaaacaacCGTCATGTATAAAAAGATTTTTCGTTTCGACTTCATTCTCGTTTATGCTTCTGGCGTCAAATgtggggctgtaattcaatACTATCACCACATTAATGATTGATAAGGCTACAGTCCACGGGTTACCTTGAAATTTGACAGGGCGTTTGGAAAACACCGTCATTGTGGatccataaaataaaaagggcACCGTGGCCCTGAAATTTTGTGGATCACAAACCTGTCACTTCGAATTTCGATTTCGAAATGAGAGTGAGGTTAAAACCGGCGGCTCACCCAACCCTACGCGCACACGATCCTATTTTACAGAACTCTGTAACACCGCCATCTAGTTGTGGTACATTGCTCCGTGCAGCCCTCCGGGTTATTTGTGGGGGGCAATAAAGAAAGCAATTTCCCTGGAAAATTAAAGCGTCCGGGAAAAAACGTTGTACGTGACgtaataatttcaaagaagGGAACGAAGCAATTTATCCCACACCTACTTGATTAAAGTATCGTTCGAGAAGAAATTGTATCCTAGTTTTTTATTACggcttgaaattttaattaaattcttttttattgttctcTCGGCACGAAtcgttgaaataaaaaagagcCGAGCCCTTCTTGCATTCGGCGAGAATAATTGGTTGCATAGCCTCAGGAAGTTAAATATCAATTTGTTGCGAACGCTGAAAGACTGTAGATTTCGCCGGTGATTAATTAAGTTTAGTCTTGGCCCCTCTTTAACTCGTCTTTCTAACGAAAGAATGTTCAATTAAgaactttttaatttgtctTTGCAGCACCGGAGCTCTGTCATTCGAGTATTTCCATTTAATTACACGTTTCACTTTGGAGCAATTAAACGGGGACTTATTCCCTCTGATAAAGGAGCCTCGGTAAGTGCAAACTTACCATGAAGAAGATATCTTACCACACAAGGCGTCCCATTACCCCGTAATTATTACCATGATGGATGGTCTTTCTATGAGTGGTAATaagaaaatatcaaatttacACATACAATCGCTTTAATTACATTGAGCCCTGGCCGCATACCTTTCCCGTCTCTCTCTTGCCCACGTTTCAATGATGCGTCCATCGCCTACCGCGTTTCAAATCGTTAAATTGGCAACAGAAGATGTAATGAAGATCTGAGGACCACACACGTCGCTGCAGTGATTGGTTCTCACGCTCCTCCCACCATCAGGGCGGGGCCAGCTCAAGGGTGACATCTCGGAGTGGGGAGTGAGCTTGTAGGGGACACGGGGGCGGGGCCTACACGCGGAGTGGGAGAGGTGTCAATTCGGTTAGTATGTtgagatttattaaaaatacaagctTGGGAATTGATATATTGTCGTTTCTTTGTGCTTGTATGGCTTAGTTTCGGTGCGATTTGTTACGGATTACGCCCGCGGTTATGTGCGGACGGCTGCGTTCCACATTTGCATAAATATGTTTCAGAGGAGGAGAGTTATGTCTTGCTTGGGTTCCCGTTGCCACATTTCACCTCGTAATCGGTTAATTAGCTCGTCGAAGCGTTGGAATTGTACACAATGTCACCggaattgtttatttatttacatggGTGCGTTAAGTGATACTGGTACCAACATGGGAATGATAATGGTTGTTTATTTACGAGAAATTCCGGTTTTTTACCTAATTTTCAAAtgcatttttgtaataaaaatacgtCACCTACATATGCAACGCTGACACTGGacataaaatgaaaattcctTTCCGAATAAAAGGCTGCCTTCAATTACATTGCCATTattctaaataaaacaaattttattggaaCTACATAATGCGCAAGTAATGTTATTTATGTTACTCCACTGTAAAGTGGATCGCTTTGCAGTTTATTTGGAAGTTAATGTGCTAGCACATGTACAGGGGGATTCCACATAATTCACTAGACTAACGACAATTTtcgct is a genomic window containing:
- the LOC661554 gene encoding uncharacterized protein LOC661554; amino-acid sequence: MKSKRKIFLYMTVVFMFVFYVLMSLQMPNTEGEPNSGHNIVIVEGWDFNTTRDTTHYVLNTNLSAHIWPEHFCDLNSFLLVMVCSGPANFEARSAIRDTWGHERIILGNNVSLFFLLGETTNSSLQYDIMLESDRFGDIIQERFIDSYNNLTLKSVFMLKLVSSYCANSTKYLLKIDDDMFVNMIPVVRMLRDRNSTTDLLMGKLICRARPIKDTTSKWYSPRYMYPHHVYPNYVSGTGYVMSVDVAEKLYKAALKTPIFHLEDVYTTGLCAKRAGVRPKNNPLFTYQSMNYDVCLYMRLYTAHRFTPSDIRKTYTLLKDSNVTRECTYHRGRSNLSVNWLMNNILKVNKPNKNKCEKRILLLVVALIFIASLCVNSKQPPLPVPTEVEGWARNVSRNVRDYISEAAQAHIMPKNFCEEKGLLLVFIHSKFDKFDARRAIRETWGQKRDNVTFYFLLGEDKNRHHEVQLKLRDESQRFNDIVQERFVDSYNNLTLKSITMLKLFHLHCSDSYKYLLKIDDDVYLNIASALKELTNRSITTNVLLGHVYNATNAIRNPASKWFVPYELYPDEKYPPYLCGAAYIMSADVAVKLYHVALETPIFYIEDVYITGMCAKKANVTLENSGGFNCYYAKKYVCLYKQYFVYHYFEPRDIKKAHELVAGKKCPLTGSWQEWFYSLLY